A single window of Lutzomyia longipalpis isolate SR_M1_2022 chromosome 1, ASM2433408v1 DNA harbors:
- the LOC129797099 gene encoding protein mahjong isoform X2: MTSPLDQDTVLQGRDLHLMFRFWEERHATPGFDPCPILTRLAELIEEETEIYMQKDPDPFDERHPSRTDPDCELGRMLKLLFRKDNFMTRLMSDYFRDNFFTRQNIPKSSMDLNVAACRLILVIMPGLDTSAVFQREHDYLIHRLYTWAESSAEPLQSYATGLLGASMEIQETATGFRDQNTHLLPIMLKRLHALQATKVVYQYPKVIATEGTSSASNLQLHDDSAMDTDVLPDQHLGGGSAPTSPEGNKSATSPKIPNGSIYKFRNSTNLNTLLQNELSTSNTENKFHVRNTIPIHPPTTATSQMLILRYLASMGEYQEFLGQVFENNAMSIIFRYIEKLDSKETCLAFEALKYLASLLCHKKFSIEFVANGGLQRLLQVPRPSLAATGVSIALYYLAYCEDAMERICLMPPKVISELVSYALWLLGCAHDSGRCHATMFFGLSFQFKVILDEFDSQDGLRKLYNVISVLPILSSSDDVNLNDDEENAVRQLVRHVCVSLKKYMESHLYFKYAQVTRQQSPSNTYGMQPQFRAPKCNPEVISDQVRMLQEMLPVRAHWAPVDKLLDYGGVTILLRIIALTYEWNYSGRAETVRSALDALSICCVMPRVHQVFCERLELPDDTSTAGMNVILGAAEGEIVADAEVQKSALAVLVHCVCAPIHRPSGMVIRFGSTKKKSSVNKISEEIIQAIWECVRSTNGIIVLLSLMQIKTPITDADCIRGMACRALAGLARSDTVKQIISKLSLFTNGQLQNLMRDPILQEKRTEHVQFQKYALELMERVSGKTKTSNSQFDASLANIHKANIVAQTKIQFNEVQLYQLIHQHLVSRGLAESAAMLQREAGLLTSNQQQRSLLHLSPYSFRSPNASHLSRSRLKRETSVTNVSALLSSGSFVAADTSSQVSANSVPVNGKMDVEDSSFVTSSTPIKLIKKSAPPSNPTNTTNTKETPLSNQRSLQKQISSSDSFIVTTNQKEMTTYHHQPNSITLETIITEYLTNQHALCKNPMSTCPQFDLFVPHKCPDPRPNKISGMCLNFADRFFRRHAGFNSKRLDRHLVHSNFSSTRTLRSQEPDMFFTCCDFTPCSSYVVVGCFSGEVKVYNINDGTEEFSNECHDSNVSNVKISRDGKFLLTSSQWQSPPFTSHLWRMENRQFEIMWSASDDEYCEFSNVTQDKVLCTKSEVATICDLHTGTTIATFAPKVFNQYTKNRATFCPTDELILSDGVLWDVRSRVEIHKFDKLNQTLSGVFHPNGLEVVSNTEVWDLRTFHLLRTVPILDQCHAIFSPQNVIYAFSVEQDTRLDDNYGFNSSFKTLDCYDYSSIATMDVKRNIHDLSVNRHGSTIAVVENNGDYDSVQESVIRLYTVGRKKNFEDEVEDEEEESEGSEDGTISDTESVEALLRDNGRDGGGDNDNGDGGNNDGDRRQNRRRRRRQVGRRNFMRILGLSPRSTSSSSETGSDYLASSVNNDDDDDDQEGDNPNDDEAEDLFIPEQDDDSWTSVSD, encoded by the exons ATGACATCCCCACTGGATCAAGACACAGTGCTCCAGGGCAGAGATCTCCATCTTATGTTTCGTTTCTGGGAGGAGAGGCACGCCACTCCGGGATTCGATCCATGTCCCATTCTTACCAG ACTAGCGGAGCTGATTGAGGAAGAAACGGAGATTTACATGCAAAAAGATCCAGATCCCTTCGATGAGCGTCATCCATCGCGTACTGATCCAGATTGTGAACTGGGGCGGATGCTTAAATTGCTCTTTAGAAAGGATAATTTTATGACCAGG ttaatgAGTGACTACTTCCGGGACAACTTTTTCACGCGACAAAACATTCCCAAGAGTTCCATGGATCTCAATGTGGCAGCATGTCGACTGATTCTGGTGATAATGCCAGGCTTAGATACGTCAGCTGTGTTTCAGCGTGAACATGATTACCTCATCCATCGCCTCTATACATGGGCAGAAAGTAGTGCTGAACCACTGCAGAGCTACGCAACGGGACTTTTGGGGGCATCGATGGAAATTCAGGAAACAGCCACGGGATTTCGTGATCAGAATACTCACCTGTTGCCCATTATGCTGAAACGTCTCCATGCACTGCAAGCTACAAAAGTTGTCTACCAATATCCAAAGGTTATCGCAACCGAAGGAACATCCTCAGCATCCAATCTGCAGCTTCACGATGACTCCGCAATGGACACAGATGTACTACCTGATCAGCATTTGGGTGGTGGATCAGCACCTACCAGTCCGGAGGGAAATAAATCAGCTACAAGTCCCAAAATTCCCAATGGAAGCATCTACAAGTTCCGCAATTCAACCAATCTCAATACTTTGCTGCAGAATGAGCTGAGTACGAGCAATACGGAGAATAAATTTCACGTCCGCAATACAATACCCATCCATCCACCAACAACAGCCACAAGTCAGATGCTAATTCTACGCTATCTCGCCTCTATGGGGGAATATCAGGAATTCCTGGGACaggtttttgaaaataatgcaATGAGCATAATATTCCGGTATATTGAGAAGTTGGACAGCAAGGAGACCTGCTTGGCATTTGAggcattgaaatatttagcCTCTCTGCTGTGCCACAAGaagttttccattgaatttgtCGCGAATGGAGGTCTTCAGCGTCTTCTGCAAGTTCCTCGGCCAAGTCTCGCTGCCACTGGAGTGTCCATTGCTCTGTACTACCTGGCCTACTGTGAAGATGCCATGGAGAGAATATGCCTGATGCCACCTAAAGTAATTTCGGAACTTGTATCGTATGCTCTTTGGCTCTTGGGTTGTGCTCATGATTCTGGACGTTGTCACGCCACAATGTTCTTCGGGCTGTCGTTTCAATTTAAAGTGATCCTCGATGAATTCGACAGTCAGGATGGCCTACGGAAGCTCTACAATGTCATCTCTGTGCTACCCATCTTATCCAGCTCAGATGATGTCAATCTCAATGATGATGAGGAGAATGCTGTACGACAGCTGGTACGGCATGTGTGTGTCTCGCTCAAGAAGTACATGGAGAGTCACCTCTACTTCAAATACGCTCAAGTTACGCGGCAACAATCACCGTCAAATACGTACGGAATGCAACCACAATTTCGTGCCCCAAAGTGCAATCCCGAAGTTATTAGCGATCAAGTGAGGATGCTGCAGGAGATGCTTCCCGTACGTGCTCATTGGGCACCTGTGGATAAATTACTGGACTATGGAGGTGTTACAATTCTCCTCCGTATCATTGCCCTTACATACGAATGGAACTACAGTGGCCG GGCTGAAACAGTTCGATCGGCTTTGGATGCACTGTCCATATGCTGTGTCATGCCGCGTGTTCATCAGGTTTTCTGTGAACGCCTCGAATTGCCGGATGATACATCAACGGCTGGGATGAATGTGATCCTAGGTGCGGCTGAGGGAGAAATTGTAGCTGATGCTGAAGTACAAAAATCCGCCCTTGCAGTCCTCGTGCACTGTGTCTGTGCTCCAATTCACAGG CCAAGTGGGATGGTAATACGTTTCGGATCGACGAAGAAGAAATCATCGGTGAATAAGATATCGGAGGAGATTATTCAAGCTATCTGGGAGTGTGTTCGCAGCACAAATGGCATTATTGTTCTACTCTCGCTAATGCAGATAAAGACACCGATAACTGATGCCGATTGCATTCGTGGTATGGCGTGCAGAGCTCTCGCGGGACTCGCACGATCGGACACAGTGAAGCAGATCATAAGCAAATTATCCCTCTTCACGAATGGACAACTGCAGAATCTCATGAGGGATccaattttacaagaaaagcGTACGGAACATGTGCAATTTCAGAAGTACGCCCTAGAGCTCATGGAACGCGTGTCGGGGAAGACAAAGACGTCTAATAGTCAATTTGATGCATCCCTTGCAAATATTCACAAAGCCAATATTGTTGCACAGACAAAGATTCAATTCAATGAAGTTCAGCTGTATCAGCTAATACATCAGCATTTGGTGTCACGTGGACTTGCCGAATCGGCGGCAATGCTGCAAAGGGAAGCGGGTCTCCTGACGTCCAATCAGCAACAGAGATCGTTGCTTCATCTATCGCCGTACAGTTTTCGTTCACCAAATGCCAGTCACTTGTCCCGGAGTCGTTTGAAGCGTGAAACGAGTGTAACAAATGTGTCAGCCCTACTCTCAAGTGGGTCCTTCGTTGCAGCTGACACGTCGTCGCAAGTGTCGGCGAATTCTGTGCCAGTAAATGGAAAGATGGATGTTGAGGATTCATCCTTTGTCACATCCAGTACACCAATAAAGTTAATCAAAAAATCCGCTCCACCCAGTAATCCCACAAATACAACCAACACAAAGGAGACACCATTGTCAAATCAGAGATCACTGCAGAAGCAAATAAGTTCGTCGGATTCATTCATTGTGACCACAAATCAAAAGGAAATGACGACGTATCATCACCAGCCGAATAGTATAACACTTGAAACGATAATTACGGAGTATCTGACAAATCAGCATGCTCTCTGCAAGAATCCCATGTCTACATGCCCGCAATTTGATCTCTTTGTCCCACACAAATGTCCCGATCCGCgtccaaataaaatttcaggaaTGTGCCTCAATTTTGCCGATCGCTTCTTCCGACGACACGCTGGATTCAATTCCAAACGTCTCGACAGGCATCTTGTACACTCAAATTTCTCAAGTACGCGTACACTGAGATCCCAAGAACCCGATATGTTCTTCACATGCTGCGACTTTACACCATGCTCATCGTACGTTGTTGTGGGTTGTTTTAGTGGCGAAGTGAAGGTCTACAACATCAATGATGGCACAGAGGAGTTCTCCAATGAATGCCACGATTCCAATGTGAGCAATGTGAAGATTAGTCGCGATGGGAAGTTCCTTCTCACGTCGTCTCAGTGGCAATCGCCACCCTTCACCTCCCATTTGTGGCGCATGGAGAATCGTCAATTTGAAATAATGTGGTCAGCTTCGGATGATGAATACTGCGAATTTAGCAATGTTACCCAGGATAAGGTTCTCTGTACAAAGTCAGAAGTTGCCACAATTTGTGATCTTCACACAGGAACGACAATTGCAACATTCGCTCCAAAAGTCTTCAATCAATATACAAAGAATCGCGCAACATTTTGCCCCACGGATGAGCTAATTTTGTCCGATGGGGTTCTATGGGATGTTCGAAGTAGAGTTGAGATACACAAGTTTGATAAACTCAATCAAACACTTTCGGGTGTCTTCCATCCAAATGGACTCGAAGTGGTGTCCAATACGGAAGTTTGGGATCTTCGGACTTTCCATTTGCTACGAACTGTGCCAATTCTTGATCAATGTCACGCCATCTTTTCCCCGCAAAATGTTATTTATGCATTCAGTGTGGAGCAAGACACGAGATTGGATGATAATTATGGATTCAATTCGAGCTTCAAGACGTTGGATTGTTACGATTATTCCAGTATTG CAACAATGGATGTAAAGAGGAATATTCATGATCTGTCTGTAAATCGTCATGGGAGCACTATAGCTGTGGTAGAGAACAATGGAGATTATGATTCAGTCCAGGAATCCGTAATACGACTCTACACCGTGggaaggaagaaaaactttgaagATGAAGTTGAGGATGAGGAGGAAGAATCCGAAGGCTCTGAGGATGGAACGATATCAGACACGGAATCCGTAGAAG ccCTCCTGCGGGACAACGGAAGGGATGGCGGTGGTGACAATGACAATGGAGATGGGGGCAATAATGATGGTGATCGACGACAAAATAGACGACGAAGACGCCGTCAGGTTGGAAGGAGGAACTTCATGAGGATACTGGGCCTTTCGCCACGAAGTACTTCAAGCAGCAGCGAAACAGGTAGTGACTATTTGGCCAGCTCAGTGAACAATGATGATGACGACGATGACCAGGAGGGAGACAATCCAAATGACGATGAAGCAGAGGATTTGTTTATTCCCGAACAAGATGATGATTCCTGGACGAGTGTCTCAGATTGA
- the LOC129797099 gene encoding protein mahjong isoform X1 translates to MTSPLDQDTVLQGRDLHLMFRFWEERHATPGFDPCPILTRLAELIEEETEIYMQKDPDPFDERHPSRTDPDCELGRMLKLLFRKDNFMTRLMSDYFRDNFFTRQNIPKSSMDLNVAACRLILVIMPGLDTSAVFQREHDYLIHRLYTWAESSAEPLQSYATGLLGASMEIQETATGFRDQNTHLLPIMLKRLHALQATKVVYQYPKVIATEGTSSASNLQLHDDSAMDTDVLPDQHLGGGSAPTSPEGNKSATSPKIPNGSIYKFRNSTNLNTLLQNELSTSNTENKFHVRNTIPIHPPTTATSQMLILRYLASMGEYQEFLGQVFENNAMSIIFRYIEKLDSKETCLAFEALKYLASLLCHKKFSIEFVANGGLQRLLQVPRPSLAATGVSIALYYLAYCEDAMERICLMPPKVISELVSYALWLLGCAHDSGRCHATMFFGLSFQFKVILDEFDSQDGLRKLYNVISVLPILSSSDDVNLNDDEENAVRQLVRHVCVSLKKYMESHLYFKYAQVTRQQSPSNTYGMQPQFRAPKCNPEVISDQVRMLQEMLPVRAHWAPVDKLLDYGGVTILLRIIALTYEWNYSGRFETCRAETVRSALDALSICCVMPRVHQVFCERLELPDDTSTAGMNVILGAAEGEIVADAEVQKSALAVLVHCVCAPIHRPSGMVIRFGSTKKKSSVNKISEEIIQAIWECVRSTNGIIVLLSLMQIKTPITDADCIRGMACRALAGLARSDTVKQIISKLSLFTNGQLQNLMRDPILQEKRTEHVQFQKYALELMERVSGKTKTSNSQFDASLANIHKANIVAQTKIQFNEVQLYQLIHQHLVSRGLAESAAMLQREAGLLTSNQQQRSLLHLSPYSFRSPNASHLSRSRLKRETSVTNVSALLSSGSFVAADTSSQVSANSVPVNGKMDVEDSSFVTSSTPIKLIKKSAPPSNPTNTTNTKETPLSNQRSLQKQISSSDSFIVTTNQKEMTTYHHQPNSITLETIITEYLTNQHALCKNPMSTCPQFDLFVPHKCPDPRPNKISGMCLNFADRFFRRHAGFNSKRLDRHLVHSNFSSTRTLRSQEPDMFFTCCDFTPCSSYVVVGCFSGEVKVYNINDGTEEFSNECHDSNVSNVKISRDGKFLLTSSQWQSPPFTSHLWRMENRQFEIMWSASDDEYCEFSNVTQDKVLCTKSEVATICDLHTGTTIATFAPKVFNQYTKNRATFCPTDELILSDGVLWDVRSRVEIHKFDKLNQTLSGVFHPNGLEVVSNTEVWDLRTFHLLRTVPILDQCHAIFSPQNVIYAFSVEQDTRLDDNYGFNSSFKTLDCYDYSSIATMDVKRNIHDLSVNRHGSTIAVVENNGDYDSVQESVIRLYTVGRKKNFEDEVEDEEEESEGSEDGTISDTESVEALLRDNGRDGGGDNDNGDGGNNDGDRRQNRRRRRRQVGRRNFMRILGLSPRSTSSSSETGSDYLASSVNNDDDDDDQEGDNPNDDEAEDLFIPEQDDDSWTSVSD, encoded by the exons ATGACATCCCCACTGGATCAAGACACAGTGCTCCAGGGCAGAGATCTCCATCTTATGTTTCGTTTCTGGGAGGAGAGGCACGCCACTCCGGGATTCGATCCATGTCCCATTCTTACCAG ACTAGCGGAGCTGATTGAGGAAGAAACGGAGATTTACATGCAAAAAGATCCAGATCCCTTCGATGAGCGTCATCCATCGCGTACTGATCCAGATTGTGAACTGGGGCGGATGCTTAAATTGCTCTTTAGAAAGGATAATTTTATGACCAGG ttaatgAGTGACTACTTCCGGGACAACTTTTTCACGCGACAAAACATTCCCAAGAGTTCCATGGATCTCAATGTGGCAGCATGTCGACTGATTCTGGTGATAATGCCAGGCTTAGATACGTCAGCTGTGTTTCAGCGTGAACATGATTACCTCATCCATCGCCTCTATACATGGGCAGAAAGTAGTGCTGAACCACTGCAGAGCTACGCAACGGGACTTTTGGGGGCATCGATGGAAATTCAGGAAACAGCCACGGGATTTCGTGATCAGAATACTCACCTGTTGCCCATTATGCTGAAACGTCTCCATGCACTGCAAGCTACAAAAGTTGTCTACCAATATCCAAAGGTTATCGCAACCGAAGGAACATCCTCAGCATCCAATCTGCAGCTTCACGATGACTCCGCAATGGACACAGATGTACTACCTGATCAGCATTTGGGTGGTGGATCAGCACCTACCAGTCCGGAGGGAAATAAATCAGCTACAAGTCCCAAAATTCCCAATGGAAGCATCTACAAGTTCCGCAATTCAACCAATCTCAATACTTTGCTGCAGAATGAGCTGAGTACGAGCAATACGGAGAATAAATTTCACGTCCGCAATACAATACCCATCCATCCACCAACAACAGCCACAAGTCAGATGCTAATTCTACGCTATCTCGCCTCTATGGGGGAATATCAGGAATTCCTGGGACaggtttttgaaaataatgcaATGAGCATAATATTCCGGTATATTGAGAAGTTGGACAGCAAGGAGACCTGCTTGGCATTTGAggcattgaaatatttagcCTCTCTGCTGTGCCACAAGaagttttccattgaatttgtCGCGAATGGAGGTCTTCAGCGTCTTCTGCAAGTTCCTCGGCCAAGTCTCGCTGCCACTGGAGTGTCCATTGCTCTGTACTACCTGGCCTACTGTGAAGATGCCATGGAGAGAATATGCCTGATGCCACCTAAAGTAATTTCGGAACTTGTATCGTATGCTCTTTGGCTCTTGGGTTGTGCTCATGATTCTGGACGTTGTCACGCCACAATGTTCTTCGGGCTGTCGTTTCAATTTAAAGTGATCCTCGATGAATTCGACAGTCAGGATGGCCTACGGAAGCTCTACAATGTCATCTCTGTGCTACCCATCTTATCCAGCTCAGATGATGTCAATCTCAATGATGATGAGGAGAATGCTGTACGACAGCTGGTACGGCATGTGTGTGTCTCGCTCAAGAAGTACATGGAGAGTCACCTCTACTTCAAATACGCTCAAGTTACGCGGCAACAATCACCGTCAAATACGTACGGAATGCAACCACAATTTCGTGCCCCAAAGTGCAATCCCGAAGTTATTAGCGATCAAGTGAGGATGCTGCAGGAGATGCTTCCCGTACGTGCTCATTGGGCACCTGTGGATAAATTACTGGACTATGGAGGTGTTACAATTCTCCTCCGTATCATTGCCCTTACATACGAATGGAACTACAGTGGCCG TTTTGAAACTTGCAGGGCTGAAACAGTTCGATCGGCTTTGGATGCACTGTCCATATGCTGTGTCATGCCGCGTGTTCATCAGGTTTTCTGTGAACGCCTCGAATTGCCGGATGATACATCAACGGCTGGGATGAATGTGATCCTAGGTGCGGCTGAGGGAGAAATTGTAGCTGATGCTGAAGTACAAAAATCCGCCCTTGCAGTCCTCGTGCACTGTGTCTGTGCTCCAATTCACAGG CCAAGTGGGATGGTAATACGTTTCGGATCGACGAAGAAGAAATCATCGGTGAATAAGATATCGGAGGAGATTATTCAAGCTATCTGGGAGTGTGTTCGCAGCACAAATGGCATTATTGTTCTACTCTCGCTAATGCAGATAAAGACACCGATAACTGATGCCGATTGCATTCGTGGTATGGCGTGCAGAGCTCTCGCGGGACTCGCACGATCGGACACAGTGAAGCAGATCATAAGCAAATTATCCCTCTTCACGAATGGACAACTGCAGAATCTCATGAGGGATccaattttacaagaaaagcGTACGGAACATGTGCAATTTCAGAAGTACGCCCTAGAGCTCATGGAACGCGTGTCGGGGAAGACAAAGACGTCTAATAGTCAATTTGATGCATCCCTTGCAAATATTCACAAAGCCAATATTGTTGCACAGACAAAGATTCAATTCAATGAAGTTCAGCTGTATCAGCTAATACATCAGCATTTGGTGTCACGTGGACTTGCCGAATCGGCGGCAATGCTGCAAAGGGAAGCGGGTCTCCTGACGTCCAATCAGCAACAGAGATCGTTGCTTCATCTATCGCCGTACAGTTTTCGTTCACCAAATGCCAGTCACTTGTCCCGGAGTCGTTTGAAGCGTGAAACGAGTGTAACAAATGTGTCAGCCCTACTCTCAAGTGGGTCCTTCGTTGCAGCTGACACGTCGTCGCAAGTGTCGGCGAATTCTGTGCCAGTAAATGGAAAGATGGATGTTGAGGATTCATCCTTTGTCACATCCAGTACACCAATAAAGTTAATCAAAAAATCCGCTCCACCCAGTAATCCCACAAATACAACCAACACAAAGGAGACACCATTGTCAAATCAGAGATCACTGCAGAAGCAAATAAGTTCGTCGGATTCATTCATTGTGACCACAAATCAAAAGGAAATGACGACGTATCATCACCAGCCGAATAGTATAACACTTGAAACGATAATTACGGAGTATCTGACAAATCAGCATGCTCTCTGCAAGAATCCCATGTCTACATGCCCGCAATTTGATCTCTTTGTCCCACACAAATGTCCCGATCCGCgtccaaataaaatttcaggaaTGTGCCTCAATTTTGCCGATCGCTTCTTCCGACGACACGCTGGATTCAATTCCAAACGTCTCGACAGGCATCTTGTACACTCAAATTTCTCAAGTACGCGTACACTGAGATCCCAAGAACCCGATATGTTCTTCACATGCTGCGACTTTACACCATGCTCATCGTACGTTGTTGTGGGTTGTTTTAGTGGCGAAGTGAAGGTCTACAACATCAATGATGGCACAGAGGAGTTCTCCAATGAATGCCACGATTCCAATGTGAGCAATGTGAAGATTAGTCGCGATGGGAAGTTCCTTCTCACGTCGTCTCAGTGGCAATCGCCACCCTTCACCTCCCATTTGTGGCGCATGGAGAATCGTCAATTTGAAATAATGTGGTCAGCTTCGGATGATGAATACTGCGAATTTAGCAATGTTACCCAGGATAAGGTTCTCTGTACAAAGTCAGAAGTTGCCACAATTTGTGATCTTCACACAGGAACGACAATTGCAACATTCGCTCCAAAAGTCTTCAATCAATATACAAAGAATCGCGCAACATTTTGCCCCACGGATGAGCTAATTTTGTCCGATGGGGTTCTATGGGATGTTCGAAGTAGAGTTGAGATACACAAGTTTGATAAACTCAATCAAACACTTTCGGGTGTCTTCCATCCAAATGGACTCGAAGTGGTGTCCAATACGGAAGTTTGGGATCTTCGGACTTTCCATTTGCTACGAACTGTGCCAATTCTTGATCAATGTCACGCCATCTTTTCCCCGCAAAATGTTATTTATGCATTCAGTGTGGAGCAAGACACGAGATTGGATGATAATTATGGATTCAATTCGAGCTTCAAGACGTTGGATTGTTACGATTATTCCAGTATTG CAACAATGGATGTAAAGAGGAATATTCATGATCTGTCTGTAAATCGTCATGGGAGCACTATAGCTGTGGTAGAGAACAATGGAGATTATGATTCAGTCCAGGAATCCGTAATACGACTCTACACCGTGggaaggaagaaaaactttgaagATGAAGTTGAGGATGAGGAGGAAGAATCCGAAGGCTCTGAGGATGGAACGATATCAGACACGGAATCCGTAGAAG ccCTCCTGCGGGACAACGGAAGGGATGGCGGTGGTGACAATGACAATGGAGATGGGGGCAATAATGATGGTGATCGACGACAAAATAGACGACGAAGACGCCGTCAGGTTGGAAGGAGGAACTTCATGAGGATACTGGGCCTTTCGCCACGAAGTACTTCAAGCAGCAGCGAAACAGGTAGTGACTATTTGGCCAGCTCAGTGAACAATGATGATGACGACGATGACCAGGAGGGAGACAATCCAAATGACGATGAAGCAGAGGATTTGTTTATTCCCGAACAAGATGATGATTCCTGGACGAGTGTCTCAGATTGA
- the LOC129797107 gene encoding tubulin-specific chaperone E, protein MVGLVEQQMSAFPINSRIKVSNDYGTVKFFGEIKGYSGLWVGVEWDDPRRGKHSGCVNEIQYFETTCPNAGSMIRPGKIAPFDSLAGAIEKRYVLNIGNPLDENLMREAKENVKASIFEFVGAEKIMKKQSHVEHLEDISVAYSNAQTAGNLMPFCNLVTVNLTATLIWNWKIVADIASQLPRLSYLNLSQNRLVLPSDLDIVDLEPSFRHLKDINLSDCGLSSFEDILHIAKLFPWIESLSLQKNNISQLIAPDCDVVFKNLHYLDLHKNNLSSFDEILKLGNIVNLKVLLLMQNGLQRINLPDCEATEYVEIFPNLMEINLRDNPIENEIETFNELDKLKSLAILNQTPDPKSGFENMFSRAVGLISHLRQLNKISVNSGNRRDAEYDIWKLYGWEYLQTSGSPTERKKFMKKIRTYGRIVEKYGSPDESLVRPQVKVSSVVAVNLLDPEANRLVPKKLPKKMTIQALQGLVLKLFKSNAGSLPILSYVDAERQDVCVVLDNMSRTLDYYSIQDGDTIIIQW, encoded by the exons atggTGGGGCTGGTGGAGCAGCAGATGTCAgcttttccaattaattcgCGAATTAAAGTTTCTAATGACTACGGGACAGTGAAATTTTTCGGAGAG ATCAAAGGCTACTCTGGATTGTGGGTGGGCGTTGAGTGGGATGACCCACGTCGCGGGAAGCACAGTGGATGCGTCAATGAGATCCAGTATTTTGAGACAACATGCCCAAATGCGGGTTCCATGATTCGTCCGGGGAAGATAGCACCCTTTGATTCGCTGGCGGGGGCCATTGAGAAGCGCTACGTGCTCAATATTGGTAATCCCTTGGATGAAAATCTCATGCGGGAGGCCAAGGAAAATGTGAAGGCGTCCATTTTTGAGTTTGTCGGTGCCGAGAAGATTATGAAGAAGCAAAGTCATGTGGAACATCTCGAAGACATCTCAGTGGCATACTCCAATGCCCAAACTGCTGGGAATTTGATGCCCTTCTGCAATTTGGTTACCGTCAATCTCACAGCTACACTCATTTGgaattggaaaattgttgCCGATATTGCCAGTCAGCTACCACGACTCTCCTACTTGAACCTCTC GCAAAATCGTCTTGTCTTGCCGTCAGATTTGGATATTGTTGACCTCGAACCATCATTCCGTCACTTGAAGGACATTAATTTAAGCGACTGTGGCCTGAGCTCCTTTGAGGACATTCTCCACATAGCTAAGCTGTTCCCATGGATTGAATCCCTCTCGCTGCagaaaaataacatttcaCAGCTTATTGCGCCGGATTGCGATGTTGTCTTCAAAAATCTCCACTATTTGGATCTTCACAAGAATAATTTGAGCTCATTCGACGAAATTCTCAAACTTGGAAACATTGTGAACCTAAAGGTACTTCTACTCATGCAAAACGGACTACAGAGGATCAATCTACCGGATTGTGAGGCAACGGAATACGTGGAAATCTTCCCAAATCTAATGGAAATCAACTTGCGCGATAATCCGATTGAAAATGAGATTGAAACATTCAATGAACTGGACAAACTCAAATCACTCGCTATTCTCAATCAAACACCAGACCCAAAGTCGGGTTTTGAGAATATGTTTTCCAGAGCTGTGGGACTGATTAGCCATCTCAGGCAACTCAATAAAATATCAGTTAATTCAGGGAACAGACGTGATGCGGAATATGACATTTGGAAGCTGTACGGATGGGAGTATTTGCAAACAAGCGGGAGCCCCacggaaagaaagaaatttatgaaaaagatTCGTACCTACGGAAGGATCGTTGAAA aatatgGCTCTCCAGATGAATCTCTCGTACGTCCGCAGGTGAAGGTTTCCTCAGTGGTTGCCGTGAATCTTCTGGATCCAGAAGCCAATCGACTTGTACCgaagaaactccccaaaaagaTGACAATTCAGGCACTCCAGGGACTCGTTCTCAAGCTATTCAAATCAAATGCAGGAAGTCTCCCGATACTGAGCTATGTGGATGCTGAAAGGCAGGATGTTTGTGTTGTCCTAGACAACATGTCCAGGACACTGGATTACTACTCAATCCAGGATGGTGATACAATCATAATTCAGTGGTAG